In a single window of the Phaeobacter sp. G2 genome:
- a CDS encoding WGR domain-containing protein, which yields MATCLLYCQTQNRRSRFYRIELALNLFSEVSVLREWGVAGRNGQSTINIYDNLREASLAADKHRNRMLKRGYARD from the coding sequence ATGGCCACCTGTCTGCTTTATTGCCAAACCCAAAACCGCCGCTCCCGGTTCTACCGGATCGAGCTGGCGTTGAACCTGTTTTCCGAGGTTTCCGTCCTCCGGGAGTGGGGCGTTGCAGGCCGCAATGGCCAAAGCACCATCAACATCTATGACAACCTGCGCGAGGCCTCGCTGGCGGCGGACAAACACCGCAACCGCATGCTGAAACGGGGCTACGCCCGCGACTGA
- a CDS encoding response regulator transcription factor, whose protein sequence is MTAPLVTILDDEPEIRQILTDCLQDAGFRTQSFARAREFEASLKRVTPDVCLVDLSLPDVDGLALVHRLALEQGAAVIIISGRAQVQDRVTGLELGADDYITKPFDPAEVVARIRARLRAGPRSQPVSGNAAEFAGWTAYFDRYLLEDDKGVEVPFSHAEGEVLRLFLDSPKRLISRAQMQESLGGGAGDSFDRAMDVRVSRLRTKLREDPKNPRLIKTIYGAGYIFLGDVTWR, encoded by the coding sequence ATGACCGCGCCCCTCGTCACCATTCTGGACGATGAACCCGAAATTCGCCAGATTCTCACCGATTGCCTGCAGGACGCCGGGTTTCGCACCCAAAGCTTTGCCCGCGCCCGCGAGTTTGAGGCCTCCCTCAAACGGGTGACACCGGATGTCTGCCTGGTTGACCTGTCGTTGCCGGATGTGGATGGGCTTGCCCTGGTGCATCGCCTAGCGCTGGAACAGGGCGCTGCCGTCATCATCATTTCGGGCCGCGCCCAGGTGCAGGATCGCGTCACCGGGCTGGAACTGGGAGCCGATGACTATATCACCAAACCCTTTGATCCCGCCGAGGTGGTTGCCCGCATTCGCGCCCGCCTGCGCGCTGGCCCCCGCAGCCAGCCAGTCAGTGGCAACGCCGCCGAGTTTGCCGGCTGGACCGCATATTTTGACCGCTATCTGCTCGAAGATGACAAAGGCGTCGAAGTGCCGTTCTCCCATGCCGAGGGAGAGGTACTGCGGCTGTTTCTCGACAGTCCAAAGCGGCTGATTTCGCGGGCGCAGATGCAAGAAAGCCTTGGCGGTGGTGCTGGTGACAGCTTTGACCGGGCCATGGATGTGCGGGTGTCCCGCCTGCGGACCAAACTGCGCGAAGATCCCAAAAACCCGCGCCTGATCAAAACCATCTACGGGGCGGGATATATTTTCCTTGGGGATGTGACCTGGCGCTAA